The following are encoded together in the Salvia hispanica cultivar TCC Black 2014 chromosome 6, UniMelb_Shisp_WGS_1.0, whole genome shotgun sequence genome:
- the LOC125194129 gene encoding guanine nucleotide-binding protein subunit beta-2 translates to MSVAELKERHLAAAETVNSLKERLKQKRLLLLDTDVARYARSQGQTRVSFGPTDLVCCRTLQGHTGKVYSLDWTPERNRIVSASQDGRLIVWNALTSQKTHAIKLPCAWVMTCAFSPSGQSVACGGLDSMCSIFNLNSQTDKDGNLPVSRVLSGHKGYVSSCQYVPDEDTHLITASGDQTCVLWDITTGLRTSMFGGEFQSGHTADVLSVSINGSNSRLFISGSCDSTVRLWDTRVASRAVRTFHGHEGDVNTVKFFPDGHRFGSGSDDGTCRLFDIRTGHQLQEYNQQHDDNEAPHVTSIAFSTSGRLLFAGYTNGDCYVWDTLLAEVVLDLGKLQNSHDSRISCLGLSADGSALCTGSWDSNLKIWAFGGHRRVN, encoded by the exons aTGTCCGTTGCTGAGCTGAAGGAGCGGCATTTGGCGGCGGCCGAAACCGTGAATTCCCTCAAGGAGAGATTAAAGCAGAAGCGCCTCCTCCTTCTCGACACCGATG TTGCCCGCTACGCCCGCTCTCAGGGTCAAACACGGGTAAGTTTTGGCCCCACTGATCTGGTTTGTTGCCGGACTCTTCAGGGCCACACCGGAAAG GTGTATTCGCTGGATTGGACCCCAGAAAGGAATCGTATAGTCAGTGCATCTCAAGATGGAAGATTAATAGTTTGGAATGCTCTCACTAGCCAGAAGACTCACGCAATTAAGCTACCTTGTGCATGGGTCATGACTTGTGCCTTCTCTCCCAGTGGGCAATCTGTTGCCTGTGGTGGCCTAGATAGTATGTGCTCTATCTTTAATCTGAACTCTCAAACTGACAAGGATGGGAATCTTCCAGTATCAAGAGTGCTTAGTGGGCACAAGGGTTATGTATCGTCATGCCAGTATGTTCCAGATGAGGATACACACCTTATAACTGCTTCCGGTGACCAAACATGTGTTCTATGGGATATAACTACTGGCTTAAGGACGTCTATGTTTGGAGGTGAATTCCAGTCTGGGCATACTGCTGACGTTTTAAG TGTTTCTATTAATGGATCCAACTCTAGATTGTTCATATCTGGCTCTTGTGATTCAACTGTTCGTCTGTGGGATACTCGTGTTGCCAGTCGAGCTGTTCGTACTTTTCATGGTCACGAGGGAGATGTTAATACAGTGAAGTTCTTCCCTGATGGGCATAGATTTGGATCTGGTTCAGATGATGGAACTTGCAGATTGTTTGACATTAGAACCGGCCACCAGCTACAAGAGTACAATCAACAACACGATGATAATGAGGCTCCTCATGTAACTTCAATTGCATTCTCCACATCTGGCCGACTTCTGTTTGCTGGATACACCAACGGAGATTGCTATGTCTGGGATACTCTATTGGCAGAG GTTGTGTTGGACTTGGGAAAGCTTCAAAATTCTCACGATAGTCGGATCAGCTGTTTGGGACTGTCTGCTGATGGCAGTGCCTTATGTACAGGAAGTTGGGACTCAAACCTCAAG ATCTGGGCTTTTGGGGGGCATAGAAGAGTGAACTGA